In the genome of Neochlamydia sp. AcF84, the window GCAGCAGAGGTAAAAAGGCAACTAGAAGTGATTCTCCCTCTCATTATCTTCAGTTCGAAATTTGACCAATCTTTAGAAGAGTTAAAAAGTGAGGGGCAGCCCTGGCTAGATAAAGATCCTCCTACTTTGCCAACAGCAGAGGATTTAAAGGAATTTACAAAAGATGAGGTAATAGACACCTCTGTCGATAACGAAAAAATTGCCCAGCGTCTAAATAATTATATTAAGTTTATCACAGACCCTCAACATCAAGTGGTTACACAAGCAAGAGATTTACAGCAGCAGATAATAGAAATTCACAATAAGATAAACAGTTCTTCAGAGGAAGAAAACGCTAATGCTTGGAAAGCCCAGCTAAAAGAGCTAGAGGAAAAATTAGAAATGGTAAAGCAGCAAATTAGGGATCCTAAAAACGTAGCAAAAACCGATGATAGCCTGCTGGTCATATTATCTCCTACAGGGGAATAAACAGGTCCTTAGAGTGAAAAGGTAGGGGGGATGTGCAAGATACAAGGTTTAAATCGGATAGGTAATAAAGCCTATAGCCGACCATAAGATGATCAATAGAAAGCTTGTTTATCATGAGGGCCATCCCCACAAGCAGCTTTTACACTCTTTGGCAGCTTTGGTATCATTAGAAGAGCGTGAAATGGATAAATCATAAGCAGCTTTAATTATCCATGCGCATAAGCTAGCTTCAAGGGGGGGATTTTGAAAGTCCCTTCTTTCCTGTACTTTTATTTTCTCTCCCATCCTTTAATAGCTACATCCGGCATGAATTTATACCTCCTTTTTTGCTTTAAAATTTTGTTATAATCGGGCCGATTATGTATGTGGTAAGCAAGCTTTTTTTGATGGTTGAGTATAATTTTGTTTTTGCAAACTATATTTTGTAGCTCATATGTATTAAAGAGTACTCATATTGCATACGCTTCTTAACATTTATGCCACAACGTCACTACTATACTTAAAAATTTTTTCGAAAAAACATTTTTAAAATCATGAGACAACCTTTTTTTTAGCTATTTCCTTATCCGCTAACTCACGTTGTTCTAGACATCAATCCATGGCGGTTTTTTTAAAGCATACACCAGCTTATCAATCTTTCTGCAGAGATAAGATATGGGAGTAAGGTAGATTTTATTTTCCTAAGTAGTATTAAAGGAGTAAGTATACATAGATCCTTGTTTAAGAGCTTTTTGCTGAGCGAGTTTTGCGTTTACAAAGTTTCTTAAAAAGCTGGCTTGTCTTTTCAGGTAGATCCTCGGCAATCAAATAAGCGATGGGCACTATAATCAGGGTGAGTAGCATAGAGGTTGAAAGGCCGCCGATGATAGCCATCGCCATAGGAGCTTGAGATTCAGAGCCAGGCCCATGGCCAAAAGCAATAGGTAGCATTCCAAAAATCATGGCCAAGGTTGTCATTAGAATAGGGCGTAAACGAGTAGGACCCGCTAGCATTATAGCTTCTCTTCTATCCATACCATCGCGTGTTCTTAAAGTGTTGATATAGTCAACAAGTAAAATGGCATTTTTTGTTACCAATCCTAGCAACATGATAATGCCTATAATTGTAAAGATGCTTAGGGTCATATCCGTTATGAGCAGTATTCCTAAGGCTCCTATGATAGAGAAGGGAAGCGATAGCATGATAACTAAGGGTTGTACAAAACTCTCAAATTGGGAAGCGAGAACCATATAGGTAATGACTACGGCCAGCAGCAAAGCCAAAATTAAATGCTGAAAAGATTCTTTCATCGATTCTGCAGCGCCTGAAAAACTTGTACGGTAGCCTAAAGGCATTTTTATCTGGGATATAAAACTATTTATTTCGTTAATGGCCTCACCAAGAACTTTTTTTCCTTCTTGTAGGTTACTAAAAACCGAAATAAATCTTGCCCGATTATAACGATTAATCTGGACAGGCCCGCGCTTTTCTTTAATATTGACTAGGCTGCTTAGTTTGATTAAATTTCCTTTACTATTTTTTACAGAAAGCTGGAGGATATCTTGAGGCTTGCTACGGAATTCTTCATTTAGCCGCAAGCTGATATTATAACGCTCTCCATTGCTACGGAATTTGCTGACCTCTAAGCCGCCAACGAGAGCTTTAATTTCCTGGGCGATAAAGATAGGTAGGACCCCTAGAGCAGTTGCTTCATCACGCTTAATAGAAATTTCGATCTCAGGTTTGCCTTTTTCATAGGATGTGTCTACATCTACATAACCAGGAGTTTCTTCTAAATGATTTTTGATCTGATTAGCAATCTGGTCAATCTTTTCAAGGTTTGCCCCTTTGATATCTAGTTGAATGGCAGCATTTCTTCGACCACCCCCCGCTATAGCGGGAACAGGTTCTATACTTGTTATAATATGAGGTAAAGAAGACAATTTCTCACGAGCAAACTTCATCGCTTCTGCTTGGCTTAAAGAGCGGCTCTCTTTATCGGTCATTTTGACATATACAGTGCCTTCATTTACTCTATTGAAACTATCGCTTCCTATAGTAGTGAAAGTATATTTAACCCATGGTTGCGGAGAAATATCTTGAAGGATTTTTCTTATGGCCTCATCCGTCACGGCTAATGAGGAACCTAAAGGAACGTTGACTTTTATAAAAAACTCACTGCGATCTTCTAAAGGAATAAATTCAGAGCGAAGGTATTTTCCTAAAAATAGAGTGCCTATAAGTAAGCTAATGGCTAGCAGGAGAGTGGTCTTACTGTACTTGAGAGCTTTCGATAAAAGGTTTGTATAAACTCTGTCTAAGCTATCAAGTGCTCTTTCTATCCCTAATGCTAGCTTGCCTGTAGATATGTGTAGGGTAAGAAAACGAGAAGCAAGCATGGGGGTGAGCGTGAAGGCAACAAAAAGGCTAATTAAAACAGCAAAGGTTACGGTGATACCAAATTGGTAGAAAAAGCGGCCAATAATGCCTTTCATAAAGGCCACAGGCAAAAATACAGCAACGATAGACATTGTAATAGCAAAAGCAGCTAATCCAATCTCTTGAGTACCTATCGCTGCAGCTTCTTTAGCAGATTTCCCCCTTTTTAAATGGCGATAGATATTTTCTACGACTACGATAGCATCATCTATTAAAATTCCAATCGATAAAGACAGAGCTAGCATGGTCATATTGTTTAGTGTAAAGCCTACCATACGTAAAAGAATAAAAGTTGAAATAACGCTGATGGGAATTGCTAAAGCGCTAATCATTGTAATCTTTAAGTCTCTTAGGAATAAGAAAACGATGATGACTGCTAATAGGCCTCCAAATATTAGGTGAAAATTAATATCTTCCATAGAATGTTCAATAAAGATGGACAGATCTTGCGCAATCTCTACATTAATGCCTTGGGGTCTTAGCTCTTGCCGGATCTCTTCAATAGTTTTTTTAAGAGCTTGGGCTACATTCACTGTATTTGTGCCAGATTGCCTTGTAATAAGAAGAGCAATAGCTTGTTGATGATTTAATCTAGCTAAAGTTCTTGGCTCTTCCCACCCATCTTCAATATGTCCTATATCAGCTAGTGTCACAGGATAACCATGGCGGTAAGCAACAACAATATCCTTCAAATTTTTTATCTCTTCCCACTCAGCCTTTGTTTTAACAGCCAATTCGTGCGAAGAAGAAGATATACGCCCGCCTGGCAGCTCAATATGTTGGGCTTTAAGGGCATTAGAAATATCTTGCACGGTGACAGAAAATCCTTCCATTTTATAAGGGTCCAAGGAGATCCAAATGGTACGTTCTTGTTTACCAATAAGTTTAATTTGACCTACTCCGGAAACTTGTTGAAGCCTATCTTTTATGCTCTTATCTGCAAGGTAAGATAATTGCTGAATAGGTAAATCTCCAGAAACAAGGAGAGCCATAATAGGAGCGGAATCAATATCAAATTTTCCTATCACTATCTCTTGAAGATCGCTTGGTAGCTCTTTTCTAATTGCCCCTAACTTAGCTTGTATTTCTTGATAGGCAATATCAATATTTTTTTCTAAATCGAATTCTACCACTATCTGGGATACCCCTTCAGCGCTAGTTGAACGAAGATGCTTAATAGAGTTAAGGGTAGCGACGCCTTCTTCGATAACCTCGGTTACTGTTTTTTCTATGCTTTCAGGGTCGGCACCGGGAAGAGATGAGATAATGGTGATGATGGGAAAGTCGATTTTAGGATAAAGATCCACGCCCAGCTCTTTATAGGCAAGTAACCCAAAAATTACTAAGCCAAAGGTAATCATAGAAATAAAAGTGGGTCGCTTGATCGATAGGTCAGACAAAATCACGGTGTGTTTTCCTCAAATTAAAGGTTATTTGCTACTTGACCTGCTTTAATGATTACTCGGGCAAGAGATCCGGGACGAATTTTATAATCGCGGTTATCAAGGATGGCGCGACATCGCAATGAATGTGTAGTTTCGTCTAGGTTTGGATAAAAAAGGTCTATTTGAGCATGAGGGTAATCTAGATGGGTTCCATCAATTTCAAAGCTAACGGGAGTACCCACGCTTAGGGTGGATGCATACACTTGCGGAATAGAAAATTCAAGATAAAGAGGATTTAAAGCTTGGATTTCAACCATGCTGGTGACGGGTTGCACGGTAATGTATTCCCCTACATCTACAAGTTTTTTTGTAATAATTCCTTCAAAAGGGGCCTTAATAGTAGTTTCTTCCCAATATAACTGAGTACGCTTTAAGTCTTCTTGAAATTGTTTTACATGGATAAGAGAATGATCGTATTTGCTTTTGGCTTCTTCATATTTTTTTAAAGAGATAGAAGGTAATTGTCCATCTGGTCTTTCCCATAGCTTTTGCATGCGGAGAAAATTTTTCTCGGCATCAGAAAGCTCCACTTTAGCGCCTTCTAATGCCGCTGTTTTTAGCGCTAATTCTATCTCGTAATAATTTCTATCTAGTTGAACTAGAGGCTGGTTTTTTACTACTTTGTCTCCCACTTCGACTAAAACTTTTTCCACTCTTCCTGATACCTGGGCTCCTATTAAGCTTTTAGAAGAAGGCTGTATATGTCCTATTGCGCAGATTTCTTCTCCTCTTAAGGCACCTTGAATTATTAATGTCACAAAAAGAAAATGAACAAATTTATTTCTCATCATGCTTACTTCCTTGCTTATAAAAAATTGAGGCCGACAGCATAAGCCAGATCGGCTTTAGCTTTATAATACTGGCAGAGCGTTTGATAATAATTATGGCGTGCGTGTAGCAGTTTTTCTTCATCTATCATAAGATCTTCATTGGTGATAAGGCCTTCAGCAAAGTGGTTCTTTACCAGATTTAGATTGTATTCAGCAACCTGGATAGCTTTCATAGCAAGAGGAATCTTTTGAATGGCATTCTCAACGCTAAAAAAAGCTGTACGTATGTATAATTCCATATCTTTTTCTGCAGCGATATATTGCTGTTCCAGTTCAAGCATCTCTTTTCTTAAGCGTCTAAGCTTTGCCCATGTAGCTCCCCCATCATAGAGAGATAAGTGGATACCTATGCCCGCATCTAAACCATGCCTATAGGGGAGAGCATAGTTATCGGAGGTGCTATAATTCGTATAGCCATAAATGGAAGGGTAGAGCTTTCCTTTCTCGGCTGTAAGGATAGAGCGAGCGGCTTTAATATCTGCTTGTAGAGCTTTTAAATGAGGATGATTGCTGCGTGCTTCTTCTAACAGCTGGTTAAGGTTTGCATAGTAAGGCATCGGCTCAAGTAGATCTATAACTACGGCTTGCCGATCTAAAGGGTATCCAATTAAGCGATTTAGTTGGGTAGCTGCTATTGATACGTTACTCTGAGCTTGTAATAAATCTTGCTGCCTGAGAGCTAATTCTAATTCTACTATTAAAATTTCATTTTCATGAATAAGACCTTGTTCTGCAAAATCTTTGCTGATCCGTAATTGGCCTTTTAAAGATCGGATGGATTCTTTAATGATTAAGATAATTTTTTGTGCTTCTGCTAAAGTAAAATAGGCATGATTGGTAGCGTGTAAAATCTTTTGGCGAGCTGTAGTCATCTTAATAAAAGATGACTCTTCTCTACTTTTCTGAGCATTAATAGTGTGGGTTGAATGCCCAAAGCTGTAGAGAGGAATAACAAGAGAAACTCGAGCATTTTTCGTGCGTTCTTGATGCCGCACCCTCTTCAAATTTCCCTTTGTAAGAAAGTCTATTTGTGCGGTCATCTGGGGAAGGTGTAGGCCGTAAGCTTCGCGGGTACGGTCTTTCTCAATCAGAGCTTTAAGCTCGGCAACCGTTAGCGTCTCGCTATGGTTTAGGGCTAGATCACAACATTCTTCAAGCGTTAAAGTACCATATATAGAAGAAAATGTTACGAGTAAATAGCATACAAGCACCTTGAAGATAAGCATCATAATATTCCATGCAATTAGAAATGACCTTAAAATATTAGGAAATATTAGAAATAAACTTACATTATTCACAAGAAAAATAATTGAAAATAAAATCATTGAGCGGACGAACGTAGGCGCGATTTTCCATGAAAATGCGTGAATGAGCTTTTAATGTATGTTTGAAAGGTTAAGGGTTTTATCGAATTTATACGCTTTTCATCTACTCTTTATGCACTTACATACTTTATAAAGCCCTTTTTGCTAAGCATAGGGGGATCTTTCAGAAGGTGAGGCATGCAGGCTAAGTTTTTTTAAAGCCTATTATTATTTTTCTGAGAATGTTTGAATGAGTAGATAAGGTGATTGATTTTAGAAGAAGTGGCTTATTAGATCGCTTGTTTATCTATAAAATAAATAAGCTATTCCTTTTCTTCTGTTCCAGGCTACTAGAAAATCTTTGAGATTATAGCTTACCAGGGTGCTTTGATCAGTAGGAAAAGCTGGGTCCATGCATAGTACTTGCTGCTTTTCTGCTTCATAACCTTTGACCACAATTAAATGGCCCGAGCTATAGGGGGAGGCACTACCCATTAAAGGGCCTTTTATACTCACTACCACGGGAAAGCCTCTGCTAAGATTCTCCATAATTTGATTAAAATTATTTAGCCTGGCGACATAGCTATGCCATGAGGGGCCGAGAAGATTAGATGCCTCAGCAGTATTCAAGAGCCAATTTCCATAAATATCAAACGCTGAGTCTTTAACATGATCGGCAAAAGTTAGAGCGGATAGATGGAGACCTGGTGACAAATAATTAATTACAGCTGTTGTTGAGGTAGGCGAACAAAGTCTCATATGGCGTTCATCAGGCAATGTAACTTGAGACAATCCCTTAACATTTAGATTAATAGAATGATGTGCGGCTAAATCAAAACTAACCTTATGCTCTTGAATATTAGTGAAGCTGGCATGTAGCGTACGCATGTTTTTCAGTAGAGAGCTTTCGCTGCAATCCACTCTAATTTAAAGCCTGTAGCTTTTTTCTTACCTAATGGCTCAGCCACATCCTGATAAGTTTTACATGAAGAATTTCTAGGATGACAGTTAAAGGTGTATTGGTGAGAGGATCCCCAATAAGCATAGTTGAGCCAGGGGGACCATTTATTTTCTGTTAATAAGCTAACCTTAATTAAATAATAGCCATATTTAGGTCGTTGAGCGTCCCAGGAGACGATGAGTTCATTAAAGGGAGTAAGGCCTGTTTGTTCCCATTCAATGTTTCTACCCTGCCATTCTTTTAGATCAATCTCCTTATGGAGAGTTTGACTCGCTTGCAAAGGCAAAGACAGCAAACTTCCAATCAATAATAAAAGCATGGTAACCATAATAAAAACTAATAAGGTTTTAAAGAAATTTAATAAATAATAAGTTTATACGATCTTAAAAAATTATTTGCAAGTAATTCTTAATTGGGGTGGTTTTATTTAAATAAAAAGGGGCGTGGCAGCTTAAATGATAAAAAGCGTAGGCAAGAATTGCTTTTCAACCTTTAAGAGCTATAAAGCTTAGGCTGCTAAAAAGCACTTAAGAGGCATAGCTCTTGTGATTCCTATAGCGTAAAGACTGATGGCAAAGGAAAGTAGAAAGTGCGGTAGCATAGCAATGGCAATCGAAGAACTTGGAGAGGGGTTCACCTAGCCCACAAGGGGATTAGGGAGTTAGTAAAAAGCCTAAAACCCAATGTTTTTAGCTGCTAGCTGGATGATTTTTTAAGCTACTAAAAAGTGTAAGAGCTGCTTATGAGGATGGCATGCAGAACAGACGAGTTTTCAACGGGTCGTTAGGTGCAAGCTAGAGCTTTTGCAAAGCCTCCTAGGAGAGAACAAAAGCTAAAGCAAGGACAGAGACAAGCTTTACACGAAACAGTAAAAGAATGCTTCAAAAGTTATTCAAGACTTTTGAGAGAATGATGAAGGTAGGCAGCTTTAAAAGAAGTATGGCGGCTATTGCATAAGATGGCCTGCCGAAAGGTGAGGTATCACTTTAAAAGAAGCTTAAGAAGAGGTTGTTGCTTTAGGAAGCTAATTTATATAAGTAAGTAGAATTATAGGCTAAATTGTAGGCTTTGAAGTGGAGAAAAAACAGGGAATGGCCCAAGCATGATGGGCGCTAACCAAGATAATAAAACTTAGCATAGCTTTTCCCTTAAAAGGCATGTTACTAGATTGTTAACGCCACAAAGGCAAAGAAAACTACATTCTTAAACTTATGAAATGGCCAAGGGTTTAAAACAATCTTTGCGTAGTTAGCTATTAATAATACGCTTTTGAGCTACTCCTATCTACTCCTATACTTCATAAAATCCCTTTTGTTAAACAGAGAAACATCTTTCAGAAGATGGAGTAGGCAGGCGAAGTTATTTCTAAAGCGTATAATTTCTTTAATTTTAGGCTTGTATAAAAAGATATTTATTGCTTGATAGAGCCTAGGTTAGCAATAAAGTAGGATGAACTATAGAGAGGAAAAGCTTTTTAAAAAGGAAGGGTTACGCTAGGAAACCCTCACTTCTAGCTTCTTTAATAGCGCTGAGCACGCTTAAAATGCGGTTTGAATGGCCTTTTTTGCTTAAACGATGAAGAAGGCTTGCTAGGCTTTGATTTAGGCTCCATGCCAGCTATCACTGAAGGCGTAATTGTATAACCAGTAAATTGCTCAATTTGGCGAACAAGACGCATGTCTTTAGAAGCTGCAAATGAAAGTGCAATACCTTTGGCCCCTGCTCTTCCTGTCCTCCCTATACGGTGCACATAATCTTCTGCATTAGTAGGAAGGTCAAAATTAATGACATGGCTAATTGTTTGTACATCGATACCGCGTGCTGCTACATCGGTAGCAACCAACACTCTTATCTCGCCATCACGCAAACGCATGATTGTCTTTGAACGCTGCCTTTGATTCATGTCTCCATGCAGGGCTGCAGCAGGGTGTCCATTTTCATAGAGAATATCAACAAGCTGGTCTGCAAAACGCTTGGTTGCCGTAAAAATGATAGCTTGGTTAACGGATGGATCATTTAATAAGTGATCCAAAAGGCGGCTTTTATGATGCATATCGTCGACGAAATGAAGTCTTTGTTCAATGTTTTCATGGCGAGAATTTTCAGAAATCACGCTAATTTCTATAGGATTATTCATTAAACGATTGGAAAGATTTAATACATTTCCTTTAAGAGTAGCAGAGAAAAGAAGGGTTTGCCTTTGTTTAGGAATAGCTGCCGCTATTTTCTCCACAGGTTCGATAAATCCCATATCAAGCATACGATCTGCCTCATCAAGAACAAGCATTTCGATCCGATTAAAATTAATACGACCACGGCTCATATGGTCAATAAGTCTTCCAGGCGTTGCCACTAAAATTTCATAAGGACGCGAAAGCTCACGGTTTTGTAGAGGATAAGGAGCTCCTCCGTAAATGCATACTGTTTTTACTCTTGATAAATTTGCACTAAAGCGTCTAGCTTCTTCGGCCACTTGCATGGCTAGCTCGCGCGTAGGCACTAAAATTAATATGCGTGGTCCTTGCCCAGCAAGCGCAGAGGGGGTAGTTAAGCGGTTTAGAGCAGGTAAAAGGAAAGCGGCGGTTTTGCCGGTACCCGTTTGAGCGGATGCGCGCAAGTCGTAGCCGGCTAATACTTTCGGGATAGCTTTTAATTGGATAGGGGTGGGAGTTGTAAGCCCTTCATTTTCAAGAGTTTTTAAAATC includes:
- a CDS encoding efflux RND transporter permease subunit, coding for MILSDLSIKRPTFISMITFGLVIFGLLAYKELGVDLYPKIDFPIITIISSLPGADPESIEKTVTEVIEEGVATLNSIKHLRSTSAEGVSQIVVEFDLEKNIDIAYQEIQAKLGAIRKELPSDLQEIVIGKFDIDSAPIMALLVSGDLPIQQLSYLADKSIKDRLQQVSGVGQIKLIGKQERTIWISLDPYKMEGFSVTVQDISNALKAQHIELPGGRISSSSHELAVKTKAEWEEIKNLKDIVVAYRHGYPVTLADIGHIEDGWEEPRTLARLNHQQAIALLITRQSGTNTVNVAQALKKTIEEIRQELRPQGINVEIAQDLSIFIEHSMEDINFHLIFGGLLAVIIVFLFLRDLKITMISALAIPISVISTFILLRMVGFTLNNMTMLALSLSIGILIDDAIVVVENIYRHLKRGKSAKEAAAIGTQEIGLAAFAITMSIVAVFLPVAFMKGIIGRFFYQFGITVTFAVLISLFVAFTLTPMLASRFLTLHISTGKLALGIERALDSLDRVYTNLLSKALKYSKTTLLLAISLLIGTLFLGKYLRSEFIPLEDRSEFFIKVNVPLGSSLAVTDEAIRKILQDISPQPWVKYTFTTIGSDSFNRVNEGTVYVKMTDKESRSLSQAEAMKFAREKLSSLPHIITSIEPVPAIAGGGRRNAAIQLDIKGANLEKIDQIANQIKNHLEETPGYVDVDTSYEKGKPEIEISIKRDEATALGVLPIFIAQEIKALVGGLEVSKFRSNGERYNISLRLNEEFRSKPQDILQLSVKNSKGNLIKLSSLVNIKEKRGPVQINRYNRARFISVFSNLQEGKKVLGEAINEINSFISQIKMPLGYRTSFSGAAESMKESFQHLILALLLAVVITYMVLASQFESFVQPLVIMLSLPFSIIGALGILLITDMTLSIFTIIGIIMLLGLVTKNAILLVDYINTLRTRDGMDRREAIMLAGPTRLRPILMTTLAMIFGMLPIAFGHGPGSESQAPMAMAIIGGLSTSMLLTLIIVPIAYLIAEDLPEKTSQLFKKLCKRKTRSAKSS
- a CDS encoding efflux RND transporter periplasmic adaptor subunit — translated: MMRNKFVHFLFVTLIIQGALRGEEICAIGHIQPSSKSLIGAQVSGRVEKVLVEVGDKVVKNQPLVQLDRNYYEIELALKTAALEGAKVELSDAEKNFLRMQKLWERPDGQLPSISLKKYEEAKSKYDHSLIHVKQFQEDLKRTQLYWEETTIKAPFEGIITKKLVDVGEYITVQPVTSMVEIQALNPLYLEFSIPQVYASTLSVGTPVSFEIDGTHLDYPHAQIDLFYPNLDETTHSLRCRAILDNRDYKIRPGSLARVIIKAGQVANNL
- a CDS encoding TolC family protein gives rise to the protein MMLIFKVLVCYLLVTFSSIYGTLTLEECCDLALNHSETLTVAELKALIEKDRTREAYGLHLPQMTAQIDFLTKGNLKRVRHQERTKNARVSLVIPLYSFGHSTHTINAQKSREESSFIKMTTARQKILHATNHAYFTLAEAQKIILIIKESIRSLKGQLRISKDFAEQGLIHENEILIVELELALRQQDLLQAQSNVSIAATQLNRLIGYPLDRQAVVIDLLEPMPYYANLNQLLEEARSNHPHLKALQADIKAARSILTAEKGKLYPSIYGYTNYSTSDNYALPYRHGLDAGIGIHLSLYDGGATWAKLRRLRKEMLELEQQYIAAEKDMELYIRTAFFSVENAIQKIPLAMKAIQVAEYNLNLVKNHFAEGLITNEDLMIDEEKLLHARHNYYQTLCQYYKAKADLAYAVGLNFL
- a CDS encoding C39 family peptidase, with amino-acid sequence MDCSESSLLKNMRTLHASFTNIQEHKVSFDLAAHHSINLNVKGLSQVTLPDERHMRLCSPTSTTAVINYLSPGLHLSALTFADHVKDSAFDIYGNWLLNTAEASNLLGPSWHSYVARLNNFNQIMENLSRGFPVVVSIKGPLMGSASPYSSGHLIVVKGYEAEKQQVLCMDPAFPTDQSTLVSYNLKDFLVAWNRRKGIAYLFYR
- a CDS encoding DEAD/DEAH box helicase; this encodes MTFSELNLHAGILKTLENEGLTTPTPIQLKAIPKVLAGYDLRASAQTGTGKTAAFLLPALNRLTTPSALAGQGPRILILVPTRELAMQVAEEARRFSANLSRVKTVCIYGGAPYPLQNRELSRPYEILVATPGRLIDHMSRGRINFNRIEMLVLDEADRMLDMGFIEPVEKIAAAIPKQRQTLLFSATLKGNVLNLSNRLMNNPIEISVISENSRHENIEQRLHFVDDMHHKSRLLDHLLNDPSVNQAIIFTATKRFADQLVDILYENGHPAAALHGDMNQRQRSKTIMRLRDGEIRVLVATDVAARGIDVQTISHVINFDLPTNAEDYVHRIGRTGRAGAKGIALSFAASKDMRLVRQIEQFTGYTITPSVIAGMEPKSKPSKPSSSFKQKRPFKPHFKRAQRY